In Palleronia sp. LCG004, a single window of DNA contains:
- a CDS encoding IS5 family transposase, which yields MRKRGSMLIWIDREMAWLAPHKGRLGRPPVFSDAAIQFCLSVKVLFKLPLRQTAGMVASLLRLAGLNWSVPDFSTLCRRQKTLAVQIPYRCSDGPLNLLVDSTGIKFLGDGEWQARKHGAQGRRQWRKVHLAMDTATSDIRAVEFTPSRDGDSPILPELLGQIPEDEQIGTVTADGAYDTRRCHAAIADRQATPIIPIRRNGRAWKEDGPAAKARNETLRATKHYGRAFWKYWTGYHARSRVEAKMRCLKAFGERIAARDPDRQTAEIHIRVALMNRFNALGTAEIVRVA from the coding sequence TTGCGCAAGCGCGGCTCAATGCTGATCTGGATAGACCGGGAGATGGCTTGGCTGGCGCCGCATAAAGGTCGGCTCGGACGTCCACCCGTCTTCTCAGATGCCGCTATCCAGTTTTGTCTGTCGGTCAAAGTTCTCTTCAAGCTGCCCTTGCGACAGACCGCCGGTATGGTGGCCAGCCTGCTCCGGTTGGCGGGGCTGAACTGGTCCGTCCCCGACTTCAGCACCCTGTGCCGCAGGCAAAAGACCTTGGCGGTCCAGATCCCGTATCGCTGCTCCGATGGCCCGCTCAACTTGCTCGTGGATAGCACGGGCATCAAGTTCCTCGGCGACGGTGAGTGGCAGGCGCGCAAGCATGGCGCCCAAGGCCGTCGTCAGTGGCGCAAGGTGCATCTCGCCATGGATACGGCCACTTCCGACATCCGGGCCGTCGAGTTCACTCCAAGCCGCGATGGCGACAGCCCGATCCTACCCGAGCTACTCGGCCAGATCCCCGAGGACGAGCAGATCGGCACGGTGACCGCCGACGGTGCCTACGACACACGTCGCTGCCATGCTGCTATCGCCGACCGGCAAGCCACACCGATCATCCCGATCCGGAGAAACGGGCGCGCCTGGAAGGAAGACGGCCCGGCAGCGAAGGCGCGGAACGAGACGCTGCGCGCCACGAAGCATTACGGCAGAGCATTCTGGAAGTACTGGACCGGATACCACGCACGCAGCCGCGTGGAGGCGAAAATGCGATGCCTCAAAGCATTCGGCGAACGCATAGCCGCAAGAGACCCTGACCGCCAAACCGCCGAGATCCACATTCGCGTCGCACTCATGAACCGCTTCAATGCCCTCGGCACTGCCGAGATCGTTCGCGTCGCATAA
- a CDS encoding acyltransferase family protein encodes MSNHDSTSAHLERKVNKRVEWLDLARGATIILVVFLHSSHTASVIGPINETVRWLNTNLLLDLRMPLFFFCSGVLGYWGLRKPWRTVAVSRFRVLIWIIFAWTLISFGLERLIDLYPQYDGLHHWSRLFWDPISNLWFVYAILIISLIIRLVSSFRRRHQVSIVAGINIGLMILVQFGPTVIANSFVQQLPDYALLSFFTGYLFAPNVVSSLERLRNAFVSFGIGVTCWFAVNLIDTLIATTNVNLIRFIYSIPMIFMALGLARLICEWTWGANKLSWLGKRTLEVFLFHQIFIAVGFAMLVELGITSGTLALFFISGFALCGSILAERITKYLGLSILFQPPAIQGWARKFSLQLKSHEAR; translated from the coding sequence GTGTCCAACCATGACAGTACCAGCGCTCACCTTGAGCGAAAAGTAAACAAAAGAGTCGAATGGCTAGACTTAGCACGAGGTGCAACAATTATCTTGGTTGTATTTCTACATTCCTCGCATACTGCATCCGTTATTGGTCCTATCAACGAAACTGTTAGGTGGCTGAATACAAACCTTTTACTAGACTTAAGAATGCCTCTGTTCTTTTTCTGCTCAGGGGTTTTAGGTTATTGGGGTTTGAGGAAGCCTTGGAGAACGGTCGCCGTAAGCCGGTTTAGGGTCCTTATTTGGATTATATTTGCCTGGACGCTAATAAGTTTTGGACTTGAACGCCTGATCGATTTATATCCACAGTATGATGGCTTGCATCATTGGAGTCGACTTTTTTGGGACCCCATAAGCAATCTATGGTTCGTATATGCCATTTTAATCATTTCACTCATAATACGTTTAGTATCGAGCTTTCGGCGAAGGCATCAGGTCTCCATTGTTGCGGGAATCAACATCGGTTTAATGATACTGGTTCAGTTCGGACCTACTGTTATCGCAAACTCTTTCGTTCAGCAGTTACCTGACTACGCACTTCTAAGCTTCTTCACTGGATATCTTTTCGCACCAAATGTTGTCTCATCTCTTGAAAGACTTCGGAATGCATTCGTTTCATTTGGGATTGGGGTAACGTGCTGGTTCGCGGTAAATCTGATTGACACCTTAATCGCAACCACTAATGTGAATCTTATCAGGTTCATCTATTCGATCCCCATGATCTTTATGGCACTCGGTCTCGCGAGGTTGATCTGCGAATGGACATGGGGAGCAAATAAACTTAGCTGGCTAGGTAAGCGTACCCTGGAGGTATTTCTATTTCACCAGATATTTATTGCCGTTGGCTTTGCGATGCTGGTAGAATTAGGCATCACGTCCGGAACTCTTGCGCTGTTTTTCATTTCAGGCTTTGCACTTTGCGGATCCATACTTGCCGAACGAATAACTAAATATCTTGGACTATCTATTCTTTTTCAACCCCCGGCGATTCAAGGTTGGGCGAGAAAGTTCTCTCTACAACTTAAATCTCACGAAGCAAGATAG
- a CDS encoding amino acid ABC transporter permease: protein MRPLDFDYMLGLLPVILGYVPLTLFMAVVAMVLASLLAVERVIRVPGLDWLVVLFISFFRATPLLVQLFLFYYGLPQMLSFLTKINGVTAAIMRLTRHFSAYMAEAIRAAISGVDRSQWEAAHSIGMTQGRMMRRIVLPQAGRIAALTLVNYFIDMIKGTSLAFTLGVAEVMGATQKEACGNFLYFKAFLVVAILYWVTVETLNQGQKQLELGLNRAYAR, encoded by the coding sequence ATGCGCCCGCTCGACTTCGACTACATGCTGGGGCTGTTGCCCGTCATCCTGGGCTATGTGCCGCTGACTCTGTTCATGGCGGTGGTAGCGATGGTGTTGGCATCGCTCCTTGCCGTCGAGCGTGTGATCCGCGTGCCGGGGCTCGATTGGCTGGTCGTGCTTTTCATCAGCTTCTTTCGGGCCACGCCGCTTCTCGTTCAGCTATTCCTCTTCTATTATGGATTGCCGCAGATGCTTTCCTTCCTAACGAAGATTAACGGCGTGACGGCGGCGATTATGCGGCTGACGCGGCATTTCTCTGCCTACATGGCCGAGGCGATCAGGGCCGCCATTAGCGGCGTTGATCGCTCGCAATGGGAGGCCGCCCATTCCATCGGCATGACGCAGGGCCGGATGATGCGCCGCATCGTTTTGCCCCAGGCCGGTCGCATCGCCGCTCTCACGCTCGTCAATTACTTCATCGACATGATCAAGGGAACGTCGCTGGCCTTTACGCTTGGCGTAGCCGAGGTGATGGGCGCGACCCAGAAGGAGGCGTGTGGCAACTTCCTCTACTTCAAGGCGTTCCTCGTTGTGGCGATCCTCTACTGGGTCACCGTCGAGACATTGAACCAGGGCCAGAAGCAACTTGAGCTTGGCCTCAACAGGGCCTATGCGCGATGA
- a CDS encoding glucan biosynthesis protein G translates to MSTLPAMAQDAPSDERESFSFAALTDSMREAAKAPYEPPAPIEGPWAALDYDAYRRINFDTDRAVWAGDDAVFQLHAYPMGWLFREPLRIFEVTDGTARPIEFTLDDFRVDPGVAADLSGENGPSLPGVAGFRINTPLNDPSRYDEVVSFLGASYFRALGRGNTYGISARGLAVNTATGRDEEFPRFSAAWLERPAPGAEQIVFYTALESASVTGAFRFVLRPGETTVIDVTTRLFMRQDVRQLGIAPLTSMYLFGPSDRGGFDDYRPAVHDSEALILTSAGQTSFRQLANPPRLANSYLAARNPQSFGLVQRSREFDQYLDSGAHYERRPSLIVEPVGEWGAGNVRLIEIPSELEVNDNIVAFWVPEAEARAGDELSFDYRLYWGMDPAGARSDKACVLRTTTGEGGVSGVANANGHRKFVIDFQGGTLGEIDDPEAVTPSASATNGEIAEAVLSRIDGTDIWRLVLEVDATSGQAVELRADLRANDVPLSETWLYQWQTE, encoded by the coding sequence ATGTCCACGCTTCCTGCCATGGCGCAGGATGCGCCCTCAGATGAGCGCGAAAGCTTCAGCTTCGCCGCGCTGACAGACAGTATGCGCGAGGCCGCCAAGGCTCCCTACGAGCCACCCGCGCCGATCGAAGGTCCATGGGCCGCGCTCGATTACGATGCGTACCGGCGCATAAACTTCGACACCGACCGGGCCGTCTGGGCCGGCGACGATGCCGTCTTCCAGCTGCATGCCTATCCTATGGGCTGGCTCTTCCGCGAGCCGCTCCGGATATTTGAGGTGACGGACGGAACCGCGCGGCCGATCGAGTTCACCTTGGACGATTTCCGCGTCGATCCCGGCGTGGCCGCGGATCTGTCGGGTGAGAACGGCCCCTCGCTTCCGGGCGTGGCAGGATTCCGAATCAACACCCCGCTCAACGATCCTTCGCGGTACGACGAGGTCGTATCGTTCCTCGGGGCGAGCTATTTCCGCGCGCTTGGTCGCGGTAATACATATGGGATCAGTGCGAGGGGTCTTGCCGTCAACACCGCGACCGGTCGAGACGAAGAGTTTCCCCGGTTCAGCGCGGCATGGCTCGAGCGGCCGGCACCGGGCGCGGAACAGATCGTGTTCTACACGGCTCTCGAAAGCGCATCCGTAACCGGTGCCTTCCGCTTCGTTCTTAGGCCTGGCGAGACGACCGTGATCGACGTCACCACACGTCTCTTCATGCGGCAGGATGTCCGGCAACTCGGCATCGCGCCGCTGACGTCGATGTATCTCTTCGGTCCGTCCGATCGTGGGGGATTTGACGATTACCGCCCCGCCGTTCACGACAGCGAGGCGTTGATCCTGACAAGTGCGGGACAGACGAGCTTCCGTCAGCTTGCAAACCCTCCCCGGCTTGCCAACTCCTACCTCGCCGCCCGAAACCCCCAATCCTTCGGTCTGGTCCAGCGCAGCCGCGAATTCGATCAGTACCTCGATTCCGGAGCGCATTACGAGCGCCGTCCCTCCCTTATCGTGGAACCGGTCGGCGAATGGGGGGCAGGCAATGTACGCCTGATCGAAATTCCCTCCGAGCTAGAGGTAAACGACAACATCGTTGCTTTCTGGGTGCCCGAAGCAGAAGCACGCGCGGGTGACGAACTGTCGTTCGACTACAGGCTTTACTGGGGAATGGACCCTGCCGGAGCACGATCCGACAAGGCGTGCGTTCTTCGGACGACGACCGGTGAGGGAGGTGTGTCTGGCGTCGCGAACGCGAACGGTCACCGTAAGTTCGTCATCGATTTCCAGGGCGGCACGCTCGGAGAGATCGATGACCCCGAGGCGGTCACTCCATCGGCATCCGCAACGAACGGAGAAATTGCAGAGGCGGTCTTGTCGCGGATCGACGGCACCGACATTTGGCGTCTCGTACTCGAGGTCGACGCGACCTCGGGGCAGGCAGTCGAACTTCGAGCCGATCTCCGGGCGAACGATGTGCCCCTGAGCGAAACATGGTTGTACCAATGGCAGACAGAATGA
- the mdoH gene encoding glucans biosynthesis glucosyltransferase MdoH: protein MPESVRDDRATALCRGLALGFSLLSAVVAAALLAQSVAVDGLQPLDFAAILLILLTTAWLSWGAAQSFVGLLPHRAGRAASPRPGPMPPTVVLLPICNEDPVAAMTRISVMDASCHAAGLDVHFAVLSDTRDPAALEREAREFARLRQRDGASERFFYRNRTDNRGRKAGNIEDFVRRHGAAYEFAIMLDADSLMEGQTIATLISRMRDEPDLGLLQTLPVVVGARSLFGRAMQFAASFHSPVFARGLARMQGRTGPFWGHNAIVRLRALAECCALPELSGRPPFGGTIMSHDYVEAALLARGGWRVTLDETLSGSFEEGPDNLLSHVRRDRRWCQGNLQYLRLLNVPDLRKWSRFVFVQGIASYLISLFWGVFLVVSVLATITAPLPNYFPEPNQLFPVFPDDRTREFVALCIGIGGLLLLPKIAIFAEAVATRRVACFGGAARAFASVLSEILLSSLIAPVLLMYQSRSVIEVLSGHDGGWPANQRGEGRLTLAEGWIAGRWIALTGLAVATAVGWLAPALIWWLLPVCVPMMAAPILIWATSQPRARSLFRVPDEIDPAPVVAAYRSEMAKREAHADKPDQVSTKASDVVRS, encoded by the coding sequence ATGCCTGAATCGGTGCGCGATGACCGGGCCACAGCATTGTGTCGCGGTCTCGCACTCGGCTTCAGTTTACTGAGCGCGGTCGTCGCCGCGGCGCTTCTGGCACAGTCGGTCGCGGTAGATGGCTTGCAGCCGCTCGACTTCGCGGCGATTCTGCTGATCCTTCTTACGACCGCCTGGCTTTCATGGGGTGCCGCGCAATCCTTCGTGGGATTGTTACCGCACCGCGCGGGGCGGGCGGCATCGCCGCGCCCGGGACCGATGCCGCCGACCGTTGTCCTGCTGCCGATCTGTAACGAGGATCCGGTTGCGGCGATGACCCGGATTTCGGTCATGGATGCATCCTGCCACGCCGCAGGTCTCGATGTGCATTTCGCCGTTCTTTCGGACACGAGGGATCCGGCTGCGCTCGAACGCGAAGCCCGCGAATTCGCGCGTCTGCGGCAGCGTGATGGCGCGTCCGAGCGCTTTTTCTACCGCAACCGGACCGATAACCGCGGAAGGAAGGCCGGAAACATTGAAGATTTCGTTCGCCGACATGGCGCGGCTTACGAATTCGCCATCATGCTCGATGCGGATAGCCTGATGGAAGGCCAGACGATCGCGACGCTGATCTCGCGCATGCGCGACGAGCCCGACTTGGGTCTTTTGCAGACATTGCCGGTCGTGGTCGGAGCGCGGTCTCTCTTCGGCCGCGCTATGCAATTCGCGGCCTCATTCCATTCTCCAGTCTTCGCGCGTGGCCTCGCGCGGATGCAGGGGCGGACCGGACCGTTCTGGGGCCACAATGCGATCGTCAGGCTTCGCGCACTCGCCGAATGCTGCGCCTTGCCGGAGCTGTCCGGTCGCCCGCCATTCGGCGGCACGATCATGAGCCACGATTACGTCGAGGCCGCGCTGCTCGCCCGCGGAGGCTGGCGTGTCACGCTTGACGAGACACTATCCGGTTCCTTCGAAGAGGGCCCCGACAATCTTCTGAGCCACGTTCGCCGCGACCGTCGCTGGTGCCAGGGCAATTTGCAGTATCTGCGCCTTCTGAACGTGCCCGACCTGAGAAAGTGGAGCCGATTTGTTTTCGTTCAGGGCATTGCGTCTTACCTGATCTCCCTCTTCTGGGGCGTGTTCCTCGTCGTATCTGTATTGGCCACGATTACCGCGCCGCTGCCGAATTACTTCCCAGAGCCGAACCAGCTCTTCCCTGTCTTCCCTGATGATCGCACACGCGAATTCGTGGCGCTCTGCATTGGGATTGGCGGCCTGTTGCTACTGCCGAAAATCGCGATCTTCGCCGAGGCGGTCGCGACGCGGCGCGTGGCGTGCTTCGGAGGTGCGGCGCGGGCATTCGCGTCGGTTCTGTCGGAAATCTTGCTGTCTTCGCTCATCGCGCCGGTCCTGCTCATGTACCAGTCGCGCAGCGTGATCGAGGTCCTCTCGGGCCATGACGGTGGTTGGCCGGCCAATCAGCGGGGAGAGGGTCGTCTCACCCTAGCGGAAGGATGGATCGCGGGACGCTGGATCGCGCTTACGGGACTCGCAGTGGCGACGGCCGTCGGTTGGTTGGCACCGGCATTGATCTGGTGGCTTCTGCCGGTCTGTGTGCCGATGATGGCGGCCCCAATTCTCATCTGGGCGACGTCACAGCCGCGGGCGAGGTCTCTTTTCCGTGTTCCGGACGAAATCGACCCTGCACCGGTCGTGGCGGCCTATCGTTCGGAGATGGCCAAGCGCGAGGCGCATGCGGATAAGCCTGACCAAGTTTCTACGAAAGCCTCGGATGTCGTCCGGTCCTGA
- a CDS encoding OpgC domain-containing protein, protein MSSGPDTERRKIVAFPSKLPQRTIRDPRIDVFRGLALIMIVIDHIPGNPYERFTLRAFGFSDAAEAFFLMSGIAAGIAYSGGFLKLRQGAGTIGAAVLPLWRRAWTLYLVQLFLTICVLGMYAWAADTFLRSEFRIQHNLGLIYSETGSALTGLATLSYQIGYVNILPVYIVLLLFAPIALWGAMRAPFVTLALSGALWLAGGWNRWNIPNDPGGGGWFFSPFAWQAIFVLGLVIGVRHRAGRRLVPISRPLLWTAITFLVLVLAWRNIPALGIYLNHKMAQLGAMGVPFNVVSHNKTYLAAPRFLHMLALAYVVSCLPWITRACASRGAAAFRLLGRQGLVVFAGGTILAMASQILMDVEPDVAWLGLVLPVAAVAMLFVIAGLKDGWTIFRARKAPPEEERESSVAVSK, encoded by the coding sequence ATGTCGTCCGGTCCTGACACGGAGCGACGCAAGATCGTCGCCTTTCCCTCGAAGCTGCCGCAACGCACCATCCGCGATCCGCGGATCGATGTGTTCCGTGGCCTTGCGCTTATCATGATCGTGATCGACCACATTCCGGGGAACCCCTACGAACGGTTCACGCTCAGGGCTTTCGGGTTTTCCGACGCGGCCGAGGCATTCTTCCTCATGTCCGGGATCGCGGCAGGTATCGCCTATTCCGGCGGCTTTCTGAAGCTGCGACAAGGGGCGGGAACGATCGGCGCCGCAGTCCTGCCACTCTGGCGTCGGGCCTGGACGCTCTATCTGGTCCAGCTGTTTTTGACGATATGCGTGCTCGGGATGTATGCGTGGGCGGCCGACACGTTCCTCCGGTCGGAGTTCCGTATCCAGCACAATCTCGGCCTCATCTACAGCGAAACCGGCTCGGCTCTGACGGGGCTGGCGACGCTGAGTTACCAGATCGGCTACGTCAATATCCTGCCGGTCTACATCGTCTTGCTGCTTTTCGCGCCGATCGCGCTTTGGGGGGCGATGCGCGCGCCATTCGTGACGCTGGCCCTGTCCGGTGCGCTCTGGCTCGCGGGTGGATGGAACAGGTGGAACATCCCGAACGATCCCGGCGGGGGCGGATGGTTCTTCAGTCCTTTCGCCTGGCAGGCGATCTTTGTTCTGGGTCTGGTGATCGGCGTCAGGCACCGTGCTGGTCGTCGGCTCGTGCCCATATCCCGGCCGCTCTTGTGGACTGCGATTACATTTCTTGTGCTTGTGCTCGCCTGGAGGAACATCCCGGCGCTCGGAATATATCTCAATCACAAGATGGCGCAGCTTGGCGCGATGGGCGTGCCATTCAACGTGGTCTCGCACAACAAGACCTATCTGGCGGCTCCGCGGTTCCTGCACATGCTCGCATTGGCTTATGTGGTGTCCTGTCTGCCATGGATCACGCGCGCTTGCGCATCGCGCGGGGCGGCGGCCTTTCGCCTCCTAGGGCGGCAGGGGCTCGTCGTGTTTGCTGGCGGCACGATCCTCGCCATGGCGTCGCAAATCCTCATGGACGTTGAACCCGACGTTGCGTGGCTGGGACTGGTCCTGCCAGTCGCCGCTGTCGCGATGCTGTTCGTGATCGCCGGACTGAAGGACGGATGGACGATCTTTCGCGCGCGAAAAGCCCCGCCGGAGGAAGAGCGCGAGAGCAGTGTCGCCGTCTCGAAGTAA
- a CDS encoding TetR/AcrR family transcriptional regulator — protein sequence MAKRGYHHGNLAQALVNAALELIEEKGPTGFTLSEAAKAAGVTPAAVYRHFQGREDIIAECARQGYEIFAEEMERAYETGQPSALASFEATGRAYLAFARQHPGHYVAMFESGVNVQRNADLHQIATRANAVLERAAGDLSQHIPASHRPPAQMFSAHIWAMSHGVVELFARNSPGTNVPYPPEDLLETGIGIYLRGLGLLAPDG from the coding sequence ATGGCTAAGCGCGGATACCATCACGGAAATCTGGCTCAGGCCCTCGTCAATGCGGCACTCGAACTGATCGAGGAAAAGGGGCCGACGGGATTTACCCTGAGCGAGGCTGCCAAGGCAGCCGGTGTGACGCCGGCTGCGGTCTATCGTCATTTCCAAGGGCGCGAGGACATCATCGCGGAATGCGCCCGCCAAGGCTACGAGATCTTTGCCGAGGAAATGGAACGCGCATACGAGACCGGTCAGCCCTCGGCGCTTGCCTCCTTCGAGGCCACCGGTCGCGCCTATCTCGCCTTCGCGCGGCAGCACCCCGGACATTACGTCGCGATGTTCGAATCCGGGGTGAACGTCCAACGGAATGCCGACCTACACCAGATCGCAACGCGCGCGAATGCCGTTCTCGAACGGGCCGCGGGTGATCTGTCACAGCATATCCCCGCCTCACATCGCCCTCCTGCGCAGATGTTCAGCGCACATATCTGGGCGATGTCACACGGTGTCGTCGAGCTCTTTGCCCGGAATTCTCCGGGGACGAACGTACCCTACCCGCCCGAGGATTTGCTCGAAACGGGAATAGGGATCTATCTTCGCGGCCTCGGATTGCTTGCACCGGACGGCTGA
- a CDS encoding alpha/beta hydrolase: MAARLAFAGLLVAGGCGVVDRRADAREEQAERAFPPIGSFVEVAGRRVHYIQAGSGPDLVLLHGASANLREFTFRFIDMVKDRYRVTAFDRPGLGYTDVKSTFADAWENQGEPPQSQAALLSEAAEKIGVSNPIVLGHSYGGAVALAWGIEHDPAALVVVSGASQPWEGELGPFYSVNGSRVGGTVAVPLISAFVTPAMVKSRVADVFRPQDAPNGYLDYIGTPLVLRRVSFRANIRQVNTLRPQVVAMSKYYPDITIPVEIVHGTADDIVPLDVHAEPLARQLPNARLTRLEGIGHMPHQVARGEVVAAIDRAAERAGLR; encoded by the coding sequence TTGGCTGCTAGACTCGCCTTCGCGGGACTTCTCGTCGCCGGTGGCTGCGGAGTCGTCGATCGTCGCGCGGATGCGCGCGAGGAACAGGCAGAGCGGGCATTTCCCCCGATCGGTTCCTTTGTCGAGGTGGCGGGACGGCGTGTCCATTACATTCAGGCGGGATCGGGCCCCGATCTCGTCCTTCTCCACGGGGCGTCCGCCAATCTCAGGGAATTCACCTTCCGCTTCATCGACATGGTCAAGGACCGGTATCGCGTTACGGCCTTCGACCGCCCCGGCCTCGGCTATACCGACGTGAAATCGACATTCGCCGATGCTTGGGAGAACCAGGGCGAACCGCCGCAATCCCAGGCCGCGCTTCTCTCCGAGGCGGCAGAGAAGATCGGGGTCTCGAATCCAATCGTCCTCGGCCATTCGTATGGCGGTGCCGTGGCACTCGCTTGGGGGATCGAGCACGATCCCGCGGCCCTTGTCGTGGTTTCCGGTGCATCCCAACCGTGGGAGGGAGAACTCGGTCCGTTCTACAGTGTCAACGGCTCGCGGGTCGGTGGAACGGTAGCGGTCCCGCTGATCTCAGCCTTCGTGACGCCAGCAATGGTCAAAAGCCGCGTGGCCGATGTCTTCCGTCCGCAGGACGCCCCCAACGGGTATCTCGACTATATCGGCACGCCGCTCGTCCTGCGTCGGGTTTCGTTCCGGGCCAATATCAGGCAGGTCAACACGCTCAGGCCGCAGGTCGTGGCCATGTCCAAGTATTATCCCGACATCACGATTCCGGTCGAGATCGTGCATGGCACTGCCGACGACATCGTTCCGCTCGATGTCCATGCCGAACCGCTTGCGAGGCAATTGCCGAACGCGCGGTTGACGCGGCTCGAAGGGATCGGTCACATGCCGCACCAGGTAGCCCGGGGAGAGGTGGTCGCTGCGATCGACCGCGCCGCAGAGCGCGCCGGATTGCGCTGA
- the metA gene encoding homoserine O-acetyltransferase/O-succinyltransferase family protein, translated as MPIKLPSDLPAFSVLRNEGVMVMGEAEAMRQDIRPLKIGLLNLMPMKIQTENQFARLIGAGPIQIDLRLIRMSEHQTRNTAVSHMEAFYRPFRDVRNEKFDGLIITGAPIEHLDFDQVSYWDELREVMDWTQTNVHATFGVCWGGMAMINHFHGVPKHLLGSKLFGCYRHRNLDPTSPLLRGFSDDCVIPVSRWTEMRQEDIDRAPGLTTLLESEEAGPALVADPSHRATYIFNHFEYDDDTLKQEYDRDVAAGIPVTVPGNYYPDDNPLMPPLNRWRSHAHLLYGNWINEIYQSVPYDASEIGC; from the coding sequence ATGCCCATCAAACTTCCCTCGGATCTTCCCGCCTTCAGCGTCCTCAGGAACGAGGGTGTCATGGTCATGGGAGAGGCCGAAGCGATGCGGCAGGATATCCGTCCGCTTAAGATCGGTCTGCTGAACCTCATGCCGATGAAGATCCAGACCGAGAACCAATTCGCCCGGCTGATCGGAGCGGGACCGATCCAGATCGACCTGCGGCTCATCCGCATGTCCGAGCATCAGACCCGCAACACCGCTGTATCGCACATGGAGGCTTTCTACCGGCCCTTCCGCGACGTCCGGAACGAAAAGTTCGACGGTCTCATCATAACCGGCGCGCCGATCGAGCATCTGGATTTCGATCAGGTTTCCTACTGGGACGAGCTGCGCGAGGTCATGGACTGGACGCAGACCAACGTGCACGCGACCTTCGGCGTCTGCTGGGGCGGGATGGCGATGATCAATCATTTCCACGGCGTGCCAAAGCATCTTCTCGGCTCCAAGCTTTTCGGTTGCTATCGGCACCGCAATCTCGACCCGACCTCGCCGTTACTGCGTGGATTCTCGGACGATTGCGTCATTCCGGTGAGCCGCTGGACCGAGATGCGGCAGGAAGATATCGACCGCGCTCCGGGGCTGACCACCCTTCTGGAAAGCGAGGAGGCAGGCCCCGCGCTCGTCGCCGACCCGAGCCACCGCGCGACCTATATCTTCAACCACTTCGAATATGACGACGACACGCTGAAACAGGAATACGACCGCGACGTTGCAGCCGGCATTCCCGTCACGGTCCCAGGAAATTACTACCCGGATGACAACCCGTTGATGCCACCGCTCAACCGGTGGCGGTCACATGCCCATCTTCTATATGGCAACTGGATCAACGAAATTTATCAATCGGTGCCGTATGATGCTTCAGAGATTGGCTGCTAG
- a CDS encoding ATPase has product MIYASGRDWLDAPDKRIMLFGMSGLGKTRLSNILRESGGWFHYSVDYRIGTRYMGEHIADNFKREAMKVPLLRELLLSDSIYVASNITFDNLAPLSTYLGKPGDADLGGLPFDEYMLRQNQHRQAELAAMADTVPFIERSERIYGYRNFVCDTSGSICEIVDPDDPDDPTLHLVSRNLLPIWLKGGEAHTAELVRRFDRAPKPMYYQPDFLETAWRDYLVETDLPPERIQPDEFVRWTYARALARRQPRYAAMARHGVTIEADDVARVNSAAELEALVADRIDATA; this is encoded by the coding sequence ATGATCTATGCTTCCGGACGTGACTGGCTCGACGCCCCAGACAAGCGCATCATGCTCTTCGGCATGTCGGGCCTCGGCAAGACGCGGCTTTCGAACATCCTCCGCGAGAGCGGTGGCTGGTTTCACTACTCCGTCGATTACCGCATCGGCACTCGCTACATGGGCGAGCATATTGCCGACAATTTTAAACGCGAAGCTATGAAGGTCCCCCTGTTGCGCGAGCTTTTGCTGAGCGACTCGATCTACGTGGCAAGCAACATCACCTTCGACAATCTCGCGCCACTCTCGACCTATCTCGGTAAGCCCGGCGACGCGGATCTTGGCGGGCTGCCTTTCGACGAGTACATGCTGCGTCAGAACCAGCACCGGCAGGCCGAACTTGCCGCGATGGCCGATACCGTTCCCTTCATCGAACGATCCGAACGGATCTACGGGTACCGCAACTTCGTCTGCGACACGTCCGGTTCGATTTGCGAGATCGTCGATCCCGACGATCCCGATGATCCGACCTTGCACCTCGTAAGCAGGAACCTACTGCCGATCTGGCTCAAGGGGGGCGAGGCGCATACCGCCGAACTCGTCCGCCGATTCGATCGTGCCCCGAAGCCCATGTACTACCAGCCGGATTTTCTCGAAACGGCTTGGCGGGACTATCTGGTCGAGACCGACCTGCCCCCTGAGCGGATCCAACCGGACGAATTCGTCCGATGGACCTATGCGCGTGCGCTCGCCCGCCGCCAGCCGCGCTATGCCGCGATGGCCCGGCACGGCGTGACGATCGAGGCCGACGACGTGGCCCGCGTGAACTCTGCAGCCGAGCTTGAGGCGCTCGTCGCGGACCGGATCGACGCCACCGCTTGA